Proteins from one Pseudarthrobacter sp. BIM B-2242 genomic window:
- a CDS encoding FKBP-type peptidyl-prolyl cis-trans isomerase, whose amino-acid sequence MSFGQRDFDREKPEIDFPQGDVPTELVITDLIEGDGAEAKKGDTVSTHYVGVAWSTGEEFDASWGRGAPLDFRVGVGQVIQGWDQGLLGMKVGGRRRLEIPSELAYGSRGAGGAIGPNEALIFVVDLVGVR is encoded by the coding sequence ATGTCATTTGGTCAGCGCGATTTTGACCGCGAAAAGCCCGAGATTGACTTCCCGCAGGGCGACGTCCCCACCGAACTGGTCATCACCGACCTCATCGAGGGTGACGGCGCCGAGGCTAAGAAGGGCGACACCGTGTCGACCCACTACGTCGGCGTGGCCTGGTCCACCGGCGAAGAATTCGACGCTTCCTGGGGACGGGGCGCGCCTCTGGACTTCCGCGTCGGCGTCGGCCAGGTCATCCAGGGGTGGGACCAGGGCCTGCTGGGCATGAAGGTGGGCGGCCGCCGTCGCCTCGAAATTCCCTCGGAGCTGGCCTACGGCTCCCGCGGCGCCGGTGGAGCGATCGGCCCCAACGAGGCCCTGATCTTTGTTGTGGACCTCGTCGGCGTCCGCTGA
- a CDS encoding YafY family protein encodes MPVSRTERLLNLLIALLNTKYGLRRSELRVKVYHDTSGNDVAFGRMFERDKNDLRQFGFDVETVTDHGWSEDDPATTRYRIGKESNRLPDVQLSPGEWTVLLLASQLWERAALGTAAANALRKLQASGTLSDVELPEGVQPRIRPAGQAFDDMVAAMHAQHPVSFPYLAGTTGREEQRTVEPWGLGSRFGQWYLTGYDRTRNAPRHFRLSRLTGPVTVLEKETYTPPAGFNIRAELDRLPELPLRTAVVDVRKDRLLGLRRRAVPVPAGSAETPDGGDDRLQVEFRDTGVLAEELSSYGPDAVAREPEELVAAVQHRLRAAAAFCAAPVPDYRFDEPHRGRTVRKRTSEDQLKRMLQLVPFLVHNQGLHIQDVAARFGITPAELEDDLRILICSGLPGGYPDDLLDIHWEEGHVYITQDLDLTRPVRFTVDEACALLTGLETLNGLPELAEGGALESVTLKLMAAAGEEGLRAASLAGPEVGPTDSAVLDVVRQAIRDHSQLRLVYFSAQRDQVSNRDVDPLRLYSMDNTWYFEAYCHSARGLRNFRLDRVQEIQPNGNPAATQIRPEEGFPAKLFTPNDDDTVVLVQLTRQGRGLADDYYAERVAPLPDGGLVAEIRFGSTTWLPMFVAQHGGAARILEPAELAAAARSWVEAAVARYGG; translated from the coding sequence GTGCCCGTATCCCGTACTGAACGCCTGCTGAACCTCCTGATAGCTCTCCTGAACACGAAATACGGCCTGCGCCGGTCCGAGCTGCGGGTGAAGGTCTACCACGACACGTCCGGCAACGACGTCGCATTCGGCCGAATGTTCGAGCGGGACAAAAACGATCTCCGCCAGTTCGGTTTCGACGTGGAAACTGTGACGGACCACGGCTGGAGTGAAGATGACCCCGCCACCACCCGCTACCGCATCGGCAAGGAATCCAACCGCCTCCCCGATGTCCAGCTCAGCCCGGGGGAGTGGACAGTGCTCCTCCTCGCGTCCCAGCTGTGGGAACGCGCCGCGCTGGGAACCGCTGCCGCCAACGCCCTTCGCAAGCTCCAGGCATCGGGGACCCTGTCCGACGTCGAACTTCCCGAGGGAGTGCAACCGCGGATCCGGCCGGCCGGCCAAGCGTTCGACGATATGGTGGCCGCCATGCACGCCCAGCATCCGGTCAGCTTCCCGTACCTGGCCGGAACCACAGGCAGGGAAGAGCAGCGAACGGTGGAGCCGTGGGGCCTCGGAAGCCGGTTCGGCCAGTGGTACCTGACAGGCTACGACCGGACGCGCAACGCACCCCGGCACTTCCGGCTGTCCCGGCTTACCGGTCCCGTCACTGTTCTGGAGAAGGAAACCTACACACCGCCGGCCGGTTTCAACATCCGTGCAGAACTGGACCGGCTCCCCGAGCTTCCGCTGCGCACCGCCGTCGTGGACGTCCGGAAGGACCGCCTGCTGGGCCTGCGCCGCCGCGCCGTTCCCGTACCCGCCGGAAGCGCGGAAACGCCCGACGGCGGTGACGATCGGCTGCAGGTGGAATTCCGTGACACCGGGGTGCTGGCCGAAGAGCTTTCCTCCTACGGCCCCGACGCCGTGGCCCGGGAGCCCGAAGAGCTGGTGGCGGCCGTGCAGCACCGGCTGCGCGCGGCGGCAGCGTTTTGCGCGGCTCCGGTCCCTGACTACCGGTTTGACGAGCCCCACCGGGGCCGGACCGTCCGCAAACGCACCTCGGAGGACCAGCTCAAGCGCATGCTGCAGCTGGTGCCGTTCCTCGTCCACAACCAGGGCCTGCACATCCAGGACGTCGCCGCACGGTTCGGGATCACGCCGGCCGAGCTGGAGGACGACCTGCGGATCCTGATCTGTTCCGGGCTGCCCGGGGGATACCCGGACGACCTCCTGGACATCCATTGGGAGGAAGGGCACGTGTACATCACCCAGGACCTGGACCTCACCCGGCCCGTCCGGTTCACCGTCGATGAGGCCTGTGCGCTCCTGACCGGCCTGGAGACGCTGAACGGCCTGCCTGAGCTGGCCGAGGGCGGCGCACTGGAATCCGTGACCCTCAAACTGATGGCGGCGGCCGGCGAAGAAGGGCTGCGGGCAGCATCACTGGCCGGCCCTGAGGTGGGGCCCACTGATTCGGCCGTCCTGGACGTTGTCCGCCAGGCCATCCGGGACCACTCGCAACTGCGGCTGGTCTACTTTTCCGCCCAGCGGGACCAGGTCTCCAACCGTGACGTTGACCCCCTGCGCCTCTACTCGATGGACAACACCTGGTACTTCGAGGCGTACTGCCATTCCGCCCGGGGACTACGGAACTTCCGGCTGGACCGGGTCCAGGAAATCCAGCCGAACGGAAACCCTGCAGCCACGCAGATACGGCCGGAGGAAGGGTTCCCGGCCAAACTGTTCACGCCGAACGACGACGACACCGTGGTCCTGGTCCAGCTCACCAGGCAGGGCAGGGGACTGGCTGACGACTACTACGCCGAGCGTGTGGCACCGCTGCCGGACGGCGGTCTCGTGGCCGAAATCCGGTTTGGCAGCACAACCTGGCTTCCAATGTTCGTGGCGCAGCATGGCGGGGCAGCACGGATCCTGGAACCGGCCGAGCTTGCGGCCGCGGCGCGGAGTTGGGTCGAGGCGGCCGTGGCCCGTTACGGCGGCTAG
- the tatA gene encoding Sec-independent protein translocase subunit TatA, protein MGRLFDGPWPIVIIIVVALLLFAAPKLPAMARSLGQSMRIIKSEVKEMKNDGKPESTDDASGPVEGKIVNHPQAKPAPTQHGEPTDGTDVPPSNRA, encoded by the coding sequence GTGGGAAGACTCTTTGATGGCCCGTGGCCAATTGTCATTATCATCGTCGTTGCGCTGCTTCTTTTCGCCGCGCCCAAACTCCCTGCCATGGCCCGCAGCCTTGGCCAGTCCATGCGGATCATCAAATCCGAGGTCAAGGAGATGAAGAACGATGGCAAGCCTGAATCCACCGACGACGCCTCCGGGCCGGTGGAAGGCAAGATCGTTAACCACCCGCAGGCGAAGCCCGCACCTACCCAGCACGGTGAGCCGACTGACGGCACCGACGTTCCGCCGTCGAACCGCGCATAA
- the tatC gene encoding twin-arginine translocase subunit TatC, producing the protein MALWDHLKELKNRLIKSAIAVLLAAVGGWFLYDPVVSSLSAPLISIAQETGRTAVLNFATIADPFAFKIQIAIQIGLVISSPVWIYQVWAFITPGLTKKERGYTLGFMAAAVPLFLAGVYVAWLVFPTVVRALLQFTPQTGANNISATDYLTFATQMLLILGISFLVPVILVGINLAGVVRGRTILKAWRIIVFLVFVLAALAAPGTDALSMFLLAAPLLVLFFAAIALCIFNDKRKDKREAKRAAETDATADIATPGTELKNL; encoded by the coding sequence ATGGCTCTTTGGGACCATCTCAAGGAGCTGAAGAACCGGCTGATCAAATCGGCAATCGCTGTGCTGCTCGCGGCTGTGGGCGGCTGGTTCCTTTACGACCCCGTCGTGTCCAGCCTGTCGGCTCCCCTTATTTCGATTGCCCAGGAAACCGGCCGAACGGCCGTCCTGAACTTTGCCACCATCGCGGATCCGTTTGCCTTCAAGATTCAAATCGCCATCCAGATCGGGCTGGTGATTTCGAGCCCGGTGTGGATCTACCAGGTGTGGGCCTTCATCACCCCGGGCCTGACCAAAAAGGAGCGCGGGTACACGCTCGGCTTTATGGCCGCCGCCGTTCCCCTCTTCCTCGCGGGCGTCTATGTTGCCTGGCTGGTTTTCCCCACGGTGGTCCGGGCCCTGCTTCAGTTCACGCCCCAGACCGGTGCCAACAACATCTCGGCCACTGACTACCTGACGTTTGCTACCCAGATGCTGCTGATCCTGGGTATCTCCTTCCTGGTTCCGGTGATTTTGGTTGGGATCAACCTGGCGGGAGTTGTGCGCGGCCGGACCATCCTCAAGGCGTGGCGGATCATCGTGTTCCTGGTCTTCGTCCTGGCCGCCCTGGCCGCACCCGGAACGGACGCATTGTCCATGTTCCTTCTGGCAGCACCCCTGCTGGTCCTGTTTTTCGCCGCCATTGCGTTGTGTATTTTCAACGACAAGCGCAAAGACAAGCGGGAAGCGAAACGTGCCGCCGAGACGGACGCAACAGCGGATATTGCTACCCCGGGCACTGAACTGAAGAACCTGTAG
- a CDS encoding RNA helicase has translation MSSISGPLSPSESYRASAERTAEARSHFGGFVRTLDFELDEFQRLACLSLQEGRGVLVAAPTGAGKTIVGEFAIYLALERRLKAFYTTPIKALSNQKFTELAEKYGSENVGLLTGDTSINGDAPVVVMTTEVLRNMLYADSATLGDLGFVVMDEVHYLADRFRGAVWEEVIIHLPSEVQVVSLSATVSNAEEFGAWLDTVRGDTDIIVSEHRPVPLWQHVMVGRQIVDLFAGETTFDEIAPPADAETGAPLPADDGRRAVDAVTRDGRESRDDGQSRGFEVNPDLLAMARNESQESFRGRFGHGGRSQRRQHKQRQDARPAQGAQPGAARRASRPQVIASLDRQDLLPAITFIFSRAGCDAAVAQCVSSGLWLTTEKEQRIIARRVDEAGQDIPSEDLDILGFWTWRDGLLRGFAAHHAGMLPTFKEVVEKLFVEGLVKAVFATETLALGVNMPARSVVLEKLDKFNGEAHVDITAGEYTQLTGRAGRRGIDVEGHAVVLWQPGTDPTAVAGLASRRTYPLNSSFRPTYNMSINLLAQFGRDRAREILESSFAQFQADRSVVGLAKQVRSREESLAGYAKSMTCHLGDFTEYARLRRELSDAENITSRTKSRARKSLNEDSLARLMPGDVVDVPGGRAPGLAVVLSSDHSGREPRPAVLTLDNQLRRIGTEDLEGPIAPVTRIRIPKSFNAKVPKSRRDLASSVRNALRENRPPAPGRSTDFGLGKAMPNQEKRITELRKALRAHPCHGCSEREDHARWSERWWKLRRETDALVRQIQGRTNTIAKTFDRVCDVLSSYGYLETGTDGRLTINADGQRLRRIYGEKDLLISQSLRLGAFGDLDAVEVAALASVLVYQAKREDRGLRPRMPSISLESAVDLVVREWSALEDIEEQNKLPLTGEPELGLVWPMYKWAKGRHLQDVLSGTDLAAGDFVRWVKQVIDLLDQLAKIPGLEPRLARLCSEAISLIRRGVVAYSSVL, from the coding sequence ATGTCCTCTATCTCCGGGCCGCTCTCGCCCTCCGAAAGTTACCGGGCCAGCGCGGAACGCACAGCCGAGGCGCGATCCCACTTTGGTGGTTTTGTCCGCACCCTCGATTTTGAACTTGACGAATTCCAGCGCCTCGCCTGCCTTTCCCTGCAGGAAGGCAGGGGGGTGCTGGTGGCAGCCCCTACCGGCGCCGGCAAAACCATCGTTGGGGAATTTGCCATTTATCTGGCTCTGGAGCGCCGCCTCAAGGCGTTCTACACCACGCCCATCAAAGCCCTGAGCAACCAGAAATTCACCGAACTCGCCGAAAAATACGGGTCGGAAAACGTCGGGCTCCTGACCGGTGACACCAGCATCAATGGTGACGCCCCGGTGGTGGTCATGACCACCGAGGTCCTCCGGAACATGCTCTATGCCGACTCCGCCACCCTGGGGGACCTTGGCTTTGTGGTCATGGACGAGGTCCACTACCTCGCCGACCGCTTCCGCGGTGCCGTGTGGGAGGAAGTGATCATCCACCTTCCCAGTGAAGTCCAGGTGGTGTCGCTGAGCGCCACTGTCTCCAATGCAGAGGAGTTCGGCGCGTGGCTGGACACCGTGCGCGGCGATACTGACATCATCGTTTCCGAGCACCGGCCGGTGCCCCTGTGGCAGCACGTGATGGTGGGGCGGCAAATTGTGGACCTGTTCGCGGGTGAAACCACTTTCGACGAAATCGCGCCGCCTGCCGATGCCGAGACCGGCGCCCCCCTGCCTGCGGACGATGGGCGCCGCGCAGTGGATGCCGTCACCCGCGACGGCCGGGAAAGCCGCGACGACGGGCAAAGCCGGGGGTTCGAAGTCAACCCTGACCTGCTGGCGATGGCACGCAACGAGAGCCAGGAAAGCTTCCGTGGACGGTTCGGGCACGGCGGGCGGAGCCAGCGCCGGCAGCACAAGCAACGGCAGGATGCCCGTCCGGCGCAGGGAGCCCAGCCGGGCGCGGCACGGAGGGCCAGCCGACCCCAGGTGATCGCCAGCCTGGACCGGCAGGACCTGCTGCCTGCCATCACGTTCATCTTCTCCCGTGCGGGCTGCGACGCCGCCGTGGCCCAGTGCGTCTCCTCCGGGCTTTGGCTGACCACGGAGAAAGAGCAGCGCATCATCGCCCGGCGTGTTGACGAAGCGGGGCAGGACATCCCTTCCGAGGACCTGGACATCCTGGGCTTCTGGACCTGGCGGGACGGCCTGCTGCGGGGTTTTGCCGCGCATCACGCCGGCATGCTGCCTACCTTCAAGGAAGTGGTGGAGAAACTCTTCGTTGAGGGGCTGGTGAAGGCTGTATTCGCCACCGAAACACTTGCCCTGGGCGTGAACATGCCTGCCCGCTCAGTGGTCCTGGAGAAGCTGGACAAGTTCAATGGCGAAGCACATGTGGACATCACCGCGGGGGAGTACACCCAGCTGACCGGCCGGGCCGGCCGCCGCGGCATCGACGTCGAGGGCCATGCGGTGGTGCTCTGGCAGCCGGGAACAGATCCGACCGCCGTTGCCGGGCTCGCCTCCCGCCGGACATATCCCTTGAATTCAAGCTTCCGCCCCACCTACAACATGAGCATCAACCTGCTGGCACAGTTTGGCCGTGACCGCGCGAGGGAAATCCTTGAGTCCTCGTTCGCGCAGTTCCAAGCCGACAGGTCGGTTGTCGGACTCGCCAAGCAGGTGCGCAGCAGGGAGGAATCCCTCGCCGGCTATGCCAAGTCCATGACCTGCCATCTGGGCGACTTCACCGAGTACGCCCGGTTACGCCGTGAGCTGTCGGACGCCGAAAATATCACGTCGCGGACCAAGTCCCGGGCGCGGAAGTCCCTGAACGAAGATTCCCTTGCCCGGCTGATGCCCGGAGACGTCGTGGACGTTCCGGGGGGCCGGGCTCCGGGGCTGGCCGTGGTGCTGAGTTCGGACCACAGCGGCCGGGAGCCGCGCCCGGCTGTCCTCACGCTGGATAACCAGCTCCGCCGGATCGGCACCGAGGACCTGGAAGGCCCCATTGCGCCTGTCACGCGGATCCGGATTCCGAAATCGTTCAACGCCAAGGTTCCCAAGTCGCGGCGCGACCTTGCCTCGTCGGTGCGGAACGCCTTGCGGGAGAACCGGCCGCCTGCGCCCGGCCGCTCCACGGACTTCGGCCTGGGAAAGGCCATGCCCAATCAGGAAAAGCGGATCACGGAGCTTCGAAAGGCACTGCGTGCCCATCCCTGCCACGGCTGCAGCGAGCGTGAAGACCACGCCCGCTGGTCGGAGCGCTGGTGGAAGCTGCGCCGGGAAACGGACGCACTGGTCCGTCAGATCCAGGGCCGGACCAACACCATCGCCAAAACCTTTGACCGCGTGTGTGACGTCCTGTCCTCCTACGGCTACCTCGAAACCGGAACCGACGGCCGCCTGACCATTAATGCCGACGGCCAGCGCCTCCGCCGGATCTACGGCGAGAAGGACCTGCTGATTTCGCAGTCACTGCGGCTGGGGGCCTTCGGTGACCTTGATGCCGTCGAAGTTGCAGCCCTGGCCAGTGTCCTGGTCTACCAGGCCAAGCGCGAGGACAGGGGCCTCCGCCCACGGATGCCGAGCATCTCGCTGGAATCCGCCGTGGACCTGGTGGTCCGTGAATGGTCAGCGCTGGAGGACATCGAAGAGCAGAACAAGCTGCCGCTGACGGGGGAACCCGAGCTGGGACTCGTCTGGCCGATGTACAAGTGGGCAAAGGGGCGGCACCTCCAGGACGTCCTGAGCGGCACGGACCTGGCTGCGGGAGACTTTGTCCGCTGGGTCAAGCAGGTCATCGACCTCCTGGACCAGCTGGCCAAGATTCCCGGCCTCGAGCCACGCTTGGCACGCCTTTGCTCCGAAGCCATTTCGCTGATCCGCCGCGGCGTTGTCGCCTACTCTTCAGTCCTTTGA
- a CDS encoding amidohydrolase, which produces MTAEQSTVPAPPERKVVLYRNGSVYSAADPLATAMVVDGDTVAWVGSEQAASSIADSSMEIIDLRGALVAPGFVDSHVHLTETGIALGSLQLGGVRSAAQLLDAVSASRGEGPVLGHGWDESTWADSSLPGAEELERAAGGRHVFLSRVDAHSALVSSSLAAAAGLAGLDGATAGAQVSRAAHTAARREARRLPDASLRGYQQRALTEAAENGYVALAEMAAPHIGGVEDLRLAAAWNNAPGEHPVPEVLPYWGELATSEEHARQLLDGLGVPVRGLAGDLNIDGSLGSRTAALRSGYSDAEREQGSLYLTAAQAGAHLAACSLLGIQGGFHVIGDAGLDAALEALDIAAAEVGEQRIRAVGHRFEHVEVADAGAIAQLARFSVTVSAQPGFDAAWGNDGGMYQQRLGDRSRAMNPFASFYSAGVPICFGSDSPVTPLRPWSSVRACLEHHNVGERISARAAFLGHTRAGWRAARYHNPMAGQLVPGGPASFAVWDVEELMVQVADGRVQSWSTDPRARTPLLPALDTGTDPVCLQTVRDGHELFSSAALRS; this is translated from the coding sequence ATGACCGCTGAACAATCCACCGTGCCCGCCCCGCCCGAGCGAAAGGTGGTCCTCTACCGCAACGGCTCTGTGTATTCGGCAGCAGATCCATTGGCCACCGCCATGGTGGTGGACGGCGACACAGTCGCCTGGGTGGGCTCCGAGCAGGCGGCCTCGTCCATTGCCGATTCCTCCATGGAGATCATCGACCTGCGCGGTGCACTCGTGGCGCCGGGGTTTGTTGACTCCCATGTCCACCTCACGGAGACCGGCATCGCACTGGGCTCCCTGCAACTGGGCGGTGTCCGTTCCGCGGCGCAGTTGCTGGACGCCGTGTCTGCGTCCCGGGGAGAAGGGCCGGTACTGGGGCACGGCTGGGACGAGTCCACCTGGGCGGACTCTTCCCTGCCCGGTGCCGAGGAACTTGAGCGCGCGGCCGGCGGCCGGCACGTGTTCCTGTCCAGGGTGGACGCGCATTCGGCGTTGGTGTCCTCCTCGCTTGCTGCTGCCGCCGGACTTGCCGGCCTGGACGGCGCTACCGCCGGGGCGCAGGTGTCGCGTGCTGCGCACACCGCCGCCCGCAGGGAAGCCCGGCGGCTTCCCGATGCCAGCCTCCGCGGCTACCAGCAGCGCGCGCTGACCGAGGCAGCCGAAAACGGCTACGTGGCGCTGGCGGAGATGGCGGCGCCACACATTGGCGGGGTCGAAGATCTCCGCCTTGCCGCGGCCTGGAACAACGCACCAGGGGAACACCCTGTGCCGGAAGTCCTGCCGTACTGGGGTGAACTTGCCACATCGGAGGAGCACGCCCGGCAACTGCTGGACGGCCTTGGCGTCCCCGTGCGGGGACTGGCCGGCGACCTGAATATCGACGGTTCCCTGGGCTCGCGGACCGCGGCCCTGCGGTCCGGCTACAGCGACGCTGAGCGGGAGCAAGGCAGCCTGTATCTCACGGCTGCGCAGGCAGGCGCGCACCTGGCAGCGTGCTCGCTGCTGGGCATCCAGGGCGGTTTCCATGTCATCGGCGATGCCGGCCTCGATGCCGCGCTCGAGGCACTGGACATCGCCGCCGCGGAAGTGGGCGAACAACGGATCCGCGCCGTCGGCCACCGCTTCGAACATGTGGAAGTAGCGGATGCCGGCGCCATCGCGCAGCTGGCCCGGTTCTCCGTCACAGTAAGCGCACAGCCCGGCTTTGACGCCGCGTGGGGGAACGACGGCGGGATGTACCAGCAGCGCCTGGGTGACCGCAGCCGGGCCATGAACCCCTTTGCGTCCTTCTATTCGGCCGGCGTCCCCATCTGCTTCGGCAGCGACAGCCCGGTGACGCCGCTGCGGCCCTGGTCCAGCGTGCGCGCCTGCCTGGAACACCACAACGTCGGCGAACGGATCTCAGCCCGCGCTGCGTTCCTGGGCCACACCCGGGCAGGCTGGCGTGCAGCCAGGTATCACAACCCGATGGCCGGCCAGCTGGTTCCCGGCGGCCCGGCGAGTTTCGCTGTCTGGGACGTTGAGGAACTGATGGTCCAGGTGGCGGACGGAAGGGTGCAGTCCTGGAGTACGGATCCGCGCGCCCGCACGCCCCTGCTGCCGGCGCTGGACACCGGCACCGATCCGGTTTGCCTCCAGACCGTCCGGGATGGCCATGAGCTATTTTCCAGTGCGGCGCTGCGTTCCTGA
- a CDS encoding polyprenol monophosphomannose synthase codes for MRVLTIIPTYNELESLPKTLQRLRAAVPASDVLVVDDNSPDGTGHLADRIAADDSQVHVLHRKGKEGLGAAYIAGFKWGLEAGYDVLVEMDADGSHQPEQLPQLLEAVEQGADLAMGSRWVPGGSVVNWPLYRQAISRVGSTYARLMLGLKIKDVTGGYRAFRRTTLERLNLDQVDSVGYGFQVDLAWRVAKMGLRIEERPITFVERELGASKMSGNIVVEAMINVTRWGLQARWNKLTGKKAPAQG; via the coding sequence GTGCGCGTCCTTACCATTATTCCGACTTACAACGAGCTGGAATCGCTGCCCAAAACGCTCCAGCGCCTGCGGGCAGCCGTACCCGCCTCGGACGTTCTGGTGGTGGACGACAACAGCCCCGACGGTACCGGGCACCTGGCGGACCGCATTGCTGCCGACGATTCCCAGGTCCACGTCCTGCACCGCAAGGGCAAGGAAGGACTCGGTGCCGCCTACATTGCCGGGTTCAAGTGGGGCCTGGAGGCAGGTTACGACGTCCTGGTGGAAATGGATGCCGACGGCTCCCACCAGCCCGAACAGCTGCCGCAACTGCTCGAAGCCGTTGAGCAGGGCGCTGACCTTGCGATGGGTTCCCGCTGGGTCCCGGGGGGCAGCGTGGTTAACTGGCCGCTGTACCGGCAGGCTATTTCGCGCGTGGGCAGCACTTACGCACGGCTGATGCTGGGCCTGAAGATCAAGGACGTCACCGGCGGCTACCGCGCCTTCCGCAGAACCACGCTCGAAAGACTGAACCTCGATCAGGTTGATTCAGTGGGGTATGGCTTCCAGGTGGACCTGGCATGGCGTGTTGCCAAGATGGGCCTCAGGATCGAGGAGCGGCCCATCACTTTCGTCGAGCGCGAACTCGGCGCCTCCAAGATGAGCGGCAACATTGTGGTCGAGGCCATGATCAATGTCACCAGGTGGGGTCTTCAGGCACGCTGGAACAAACTAACGGGCAAGAAAGCCCCGGCTCAGGGTTAA
- a CDS encoding RNA polymerase-binding protein RbpA produces the protein MSDRSLRGMRLGAQSMETESGVEPAPRQRVEYRCEDGEQVFVTFSSEAEIPPVWVSKTGKEALLVDGERPDTSNEKAVRTHWDMLLERRSLPELEQILEDRLTILRERRGERRSA, from the coding sequence ATGAGCGATCGCAGCCTGCGGGGTATGCGCCTTGGCGCGCAGAGCATGGAGACCGAGTCCGGCGTCGAGCCGGCTCCGCGTCAGCGTGTGGAATACCGGTGCGAGGACGGCGAGCAGGTTTTCGTCACGTTCTCTTCAGAGGCTGAAATTCCTCCCGTGTGGGTCTCCAAGACCGGCAAGGAAGCGCTCCTGGTTGATGGCGAACGTCCTGACACCAGCAACGAAAAGGCTGTCCGTACCCACTGGGACATGCTGCTGGAGCGCCGTTCCCTCCCCGAGCTGGAGCAGATCCTCGAGGACCGGCTGACCATCCTGCGCGAACGCCGCGGTGAACGGCGCAGCGCCTGA
- a CDS encoding SPFH domain-containing protein: protein MDNAGGVALAIVLVVLIVFVIIVLVRSVRIIPQARAGVVERLGKYQRTLNPGLTILIPFVDRLLPLLDLREQVVSFPPQPVITEDNLVVSIDTVVYFQVTDPRAATYEIANYIQAVEQLTTTTLRNVVGGLNLEEALTSRDQINGQLRGVLDEATGRWGIRVSRVELKAIDPPHSIQDSMEKQMRAERDRRAAILTAEGTKQSAILTAEGQRQASILAAEGDAKAAILRADGEAQAIQKVFDAIHKGNPDQKLLAYQYLQTLPKLAEGSSNKLWIIPSEVGEALKGIGNALGGTNPDPRAGGGLFDEEPAKQP, encoded by the coding sequence ATGGATAACGCAGGAGGAGTCGCCTTGGCCATTGTGCTGGTGGTCCTGATCGTGTTCGTGATAATTGTTCTGGTCCGCTCGGTGCGGATCATTCCGCAGGCGAGGGCGGGCGTCGTTGAGCGGCTGGGTAAGTACCAGCGCACGCTGAACCCGGGCCTGACCATCCTGATCCCGTTTGTGGACCGGCTCCTGCCGCTCCTGGACCTCCGGGAACAGGTGGTGTCCTTTCCGCCGCAGCCGGTCATCACCGAGGACAACCTGGTGGTTTCCATCGACACGGTGGTCTATTTCCAGGTCACGGATCCACGTGCAGCAACCTATGAAATCGCCAACTACATCCAGGCCGTGGAGCAGCTCACCACCACCACGCTGCGTAACGTCGTTGGTGGCTTGAATCTTGAAGAGGCCCTGACTTCCCGCGACCAGATCAACGGTCAGCTGCGCGGCGTCCTTGATGAGGCAACCGGCCGTTGGGGAATCCGGGTCTCCCGTGTCGAGCTGAAGGCCATCGACCCGCCCCACTCGATCCAGGATTCGATGGAGAAGCAGATGCGGGCCGAGCGTGACCGCCGCGCAGCGATCCTCACTGCGGAAGGCACCAAGCAGTCAGCCATCCTGACGGCCGAGGGACAGCGGCAGGCCTCCATCCTCGCGGCGGAAGGTGACGCCAAGGCCGCCATCCTCCGCGCGGACGGTGAAGCGCAGGCCATCCAAAAGGTCTTCGACGCGATCCACAAGGGAAACCCCGATCAGAAACTGCTGGCCTACCAGTACCTGCAGACGCTTCCCAAGCTCGCCGAAGGATCCTCCAACAAGCTGTGGATCATCCCCAGCGAGGTCGGGGAAGCACTCAAGGGCATTGGCAACGCATTAGGCGGCACCAACCCTGATCCCCGGGCCGGCGGCGGACTCTTCGATGAGGAACCCGCCAAGCAGCCCTAA
- a CDS encoding NfeD family protein produces the protein MFEWLGENWWALWLTAFLAFAVIEMITLDLFFIMLGGGTLAAIVADFAGADLWLQIVVFCVVSLLMIAFVRPVALSHLKKGPAEQRTNVDRLIGEQALVMEAVTSTGGLVKIGGDVWSARSAGDVLPAGKKAVVSAIDGATAVVSAPQEQTDQS, from the coding sequence ATGTTTGAATGGCTCGGTGAAAACTGGTGGGCGTTATGGCTCACAGCTTTCCTCGCATTCGCGGTGATCGAGATGATCACGCTTGACCTGTTCTTCATCATGCTCGGCGGCGGTACGCTCGCCGCCATTGTGGCGGATTTCGCCGGCGCCGACCTGTGGCTGCAGATCGTGGTTTTCTGTGTGGTGTCCCTGCTGATGATCGCCTTTGTCCGCCCGGTTGCCCTCAGCCATTTGAAAAAGGGGCCTGCCGAGCAGCGCACCAACGTGGACCGGCTGATCGGTGAGCAGGCACTGGTCATGGAAGCCGTGACCTCTACTGGCGGCCTGGTGAAAATCGGCGGAGATGTATGGAGCGCCCGGTCCGCCGGTGATGTCCTGCCCGCCGGCAAAAAAGCGGTGGTCTCCGCCATCGACGGCGCCACTGCCGTGGTATCTGCACCGCAGGAGCAAACAGACCAGTCCTAG